Proteins found in one Subtercola endophyticus genomic segment:
- a CDS encoding CPBP family intramembrane glutamic endopeptidase, which translates to MTEKRDLHRDDRFGRQLERRDARDFPFYNGQPVEVATWKWMGIGVARLVLTLAFIRTKNILVSTGAHILNDWGGFTFALLTGLAAAGATR; encoded by the coding sequence GTGACCGAGAAACGAGACCTGCACCGTGACGATCGCTTCGGGCGTCAGCTCGAGCGCCGCGACGCGCGTGACTTTCCGTTCTACAACGGGCAGCCGGTCGAGGTGGCGACCTGGAAGTGGATGGGCATCGGCGTCGCGCGGCTGGTGCTGACGCTGGCCTTCATTCGCACGAAGAACATTCTGGTGTCGACCGGCGCGCACATTCTGAACGACTGGGGTGGGTTCACGTTCGCATTGCTGACCGGTCTAGCGGCCGCGGGGGCGACCCGCTGA
- a CDS encoding aldo/keto reductase — translation MTTVPTIALNDGNSLPSVGFGTYPLDDRAVEPAVAGAISSGYTLIDSAYNYGNEKGVGRGFAESGEVRSSIQIATKLPGRHQGFDSTIASFTESRERLGLEYVDLYLIHWPNPSVDRYVDSWRAMIALQKDGLIRSIGVSNFTEDHLTRLADETGVLPAVNQVELHPYFPQHELRAFHTAAGIATEAWSPLGQGKGILEEAVVVDVASRLGVSPAQAVLRWHVQLNSIPIPKSADAARQAQNLDLFSFELSPDDLAAISSLSRGRLGGDPRVHEEQ, via the coding sequence ATGACCACCGTTCCCACAATCGCTCTCAACGACGGGAACTCGCTGCCCTCCGTCGGATTCGGCACCTACCCACTCGACGACCGTGCAGTGGAGCCGGCGGTCGCCGGTGCCATCTCCTCCGGGTACACACTCATCGATTCGGCGTACAACTACGGCAACGAGAAGGGGGTCGGGCGGGGGTTCGCCGAATCGGGCGAAGTGCGCTCGAGCATCCAGATCGCCACCAAGCTGCCCGGGCGGCACCAGGGGTTCGATTCGACCATCGCGTCATTCACCGAGTCACGCGAACGGCTCGGTCTCGAGTACGTCGATCTCTACCTGATTCACTGGCCGAACCCGAGCGTGGACCGCTACGTCGACTCCTGGCGCGCGATGATCGCGCTGCAGAAAGACGGCCTCATCCGCTCGATCGGGGTCTCGAACTTCACCGAAGATCACCTCACGAGGCTCGCGGATGAAACGGGGGTACTCCCGGCGGTCAACCAGGTGGAGCTGCATCCGTACTTTCCGCAACACGAACTGCGGGCGTTTCACACTGCTGCCGGCATTGCCACCGAGGCGTGGAGCCCGCTGGGTCAGGGCAAGGGAATCCTCGAAGAAGCCGTCGTCGTAGACGTAGCGAGCCGACTCGGCGTCTCGCCCGCACAGGCCGTGCTGCGCTGGCACGTTCAGCTGAACTCGATTCCGATTCCGAAGAGCGCGGACGCCGCCAGACAAGCGCAGAACCTCGACCTCTTCTCGTTCGAGCTGAGCCCTGACGACCTCGCCGCGATCTCGTCGCTCTCCCGCGGCCGCCTCGGCGGCGACCCTCGAGTGCACGAAGAGCAGTAG
- a CDS encoding ABC transporter permease: MTNTLTDRAATKHPEPNTPTEREGLPARIVRLILTQRIVLLGLLLVILLVVMFSLDAAGQLSGSFDTDYLASSLINVVPLAMLAVAEMVVIVSGRGGIDLSVGAIVSLAGMVFGLSYGEWGWPIWLAIIVAVAFGGLCGAVNGFLIAYLGFPALIATLATFYAYKSLALVINNQAPVNTKPIQDLYSSAQAVQLPIIGEYIPNFPLGLFTFLIPTLLVAWLLITKTTYGRRLFAIGTNDVAAKWAGMNVASTRARAYVISGLLSGLVSVVTVAQFASARPDSGVSGNGMALPAITIAVLGGVAITGGIGRISGLVLASLLIVWLNAGLLLLIAGNASGRYQLLALGAVLVFAAVLNGITSRRYSGAK, translated from the coding sequence ATGACTAACACGCTCACCGATCGGGCCGCGACGAAGCACCCCGAACCGAACACTCCGACCGAGCGAGAGGGTCTGCCCGCGCGCATCGTTCGGCTGATTCTCACGCAGCGCATCGTGTTGCTCGGCCTGCTGCTGGTGATTCTGCTGGTGGTGATGTTCTCGCTCGACGCGGCCGGTCAGCTCAGCGGATCGTTCGACACCGACTACCTCGCGTCGTCGCTCATCAACGTGGTGCCACTCGCAATGCTTGCGGTGGCCGAGATGGTGGTGATCGTCAGCGGCCGTGGCGGCATCGACCTGTCGGTCGGCGCGATCGTCTCGCTGGCGGGCATGGTGTTCGGGTTGTCGTATGGCGAGTGGGGGTGGCCGATCTGGCTGGCGATCATCGTCGCGGTCGCTTTCGGCGGCCTCTGCGGTGCGGTGAACGGGTTCTTGATCGCCTACCTGGGCTTCCCCGCTCTGATTGCGACCCTGGCGACGTTCTATGCCTACAAATCGCTGGCGCTGGTGATCAATAACCAGGCGCCCGTGAACACCAAGCCGATTCAAGACCTGTACTCGTCGGCCCAGGCGGTGCAGCTGCCGATCATCGGCGAGTACATTCCGAACTTTCCGCTCGGGCTCTTCACCTTCTTGATTCCTACGCTGCTCGTCGCCTGGCTGCTCATCACCAAGACCACCTACGGTCGGCGGCTCTTCGCCATCGGCACGAACGACGTGGCGGCGAAGTGGGCGGGCATGAACGTGGCCTCGACCAGGGCTCGGGCCTACGTCATCTCGGGGTTGCTCTCGGGTCTGGTCTCGGTCGTGACGGTCGCCCAGTTCGCCTCGGCCAGGCCGGATTCCGGTGTCTCGGGCAATGGCATGGCCCTCCCGGCGATCACCATCGCGGTGCTCGGTGGCGTGGCGATCACGGGGGGAATCGGGCGCATCTCGGGGCTCGTGCTGGCCAGCCTGCTCATCGTCTGGCTGAACGCCGGCCTGCTGCTGCTCATCGCTGGCAACGCCAGCGGGCGGTACCAGCTGCTCGCTCTCGGCGCAGTGCTCGTGTTCGCGGCCGTGCTCAACGGCATCACCAGCCGAAGATACAGCGGCGCGAAGTAG
- the msrA gene encoding peptide-methionine (S)-S-oxide reductase MsrA, translating to MATTETAILAGGCFWGAQQLLRRRPGVLSTRVGYSGGDTPNATYRNHGDHAEAVEIEFDPALISYRDLLEFFFQIHDPSTKNRQGNDVGRSYRSAIFYTTDEQKRVALDTIADVNASGIWPGTVVTEVEPAGAFWEAEEEHQDYLEKDPYGYTCHYVRPGWKLPHREEQLTS from the coding sequence CAGCAGCTGCTGCGCCGTCGCCCGGGAGTGCTTTCCACTCGCGTGGGCTACTCGGGTGGCGACACTCCGAATGCCACGTACCGCAACCACGGCGACCACGCCGAGGCCGTGGAGATCGAGTTCGACCCCGCGCTCATCTCCTACCGTGACCTGCTCGAGTTCTTCTTTCAGATTCACGACCCGTCGACCAAGAACCGTCAGGGCAACGACGTCGGCCGCAGCTACCGCTCGGCCATCTTCTACACCACCGATGAGCAGAAGCGCGTGGCGCTCGACACCATCGCCGATGTGAACGCCTCGGGTATCTGGCCCGGCACGGTCGTCACCGAGGTCGAGCCCGCGGGCGCCTTCTGGGAGGCCGAAGAGGAGCACCAGGACTACCTGGAGAAAGATCCCTACGGCTACACCTGCCACTACGTGCGCCCGGGCTGGAAGCTCCCGCACCGCGAAGAGCAGCTCACCAGCTGA
- a CDS encoding ABC transporter permease translates to MTTLLERPDAPPTPPAPSRTRKRILPRAVSGQEWILLGVIAALWIALGAFTPAFLSANSIQPLFAYVTPICLIGIGMTIVITTGGIDVSVAGMLLVCAVVTAKLLVDVGVSLGVAVAVSVLLGAFLGLLNGLLIAYGRVHPIIITFGTANIFLFIGLTVFDSKVINGLPSTLEWFGRGEAGRTLGLPHAFVLTIILVAIAWWCMRHTVIGRHFYAIGGDPTAARLAGVKVERLTVIAYVTTGAMVGLAAVITLASGTSTLEPSVGAGQELAVIAAVVIGGTSILGGRGSVFGTLLGAILVQTVSSGVTQLGWPSQLSELFVGVFIIIAVGTDILRQRARKGKRL, encoded by the coding sequence ATGACGACTCTGCTCGAGCGCCCCGACGCCCCGCCTACTCCGCCCGCGCCTTCGCGCACCCGAAAGCGCATTCTGCCGCGCGCGGTGTCGGGCCAGGAGTGGATTCTGCTCGGCGTCATCGCCGCACTCTGGATCGCCCTCGGCGCTTTCACCCCCGCGTTTCTTTCGGCGAACTCGATTCAGCCGCTCTTCGCCTACGTCACGCCGATCTGCCTGATCGGCATCGGAATGACGATCGTCATCACCACGGGCGGCATCGACGTGTCGGTCGCGGGCATGCTGCTCGTCTGTGCGGTCGTGACGGCGAAACTGCTCGTCGATGTGGGCGTCTCGCTCGGGGTGGCGGTTGCCGTCTCGGTGCTGCTCGGGGCGTTTCTCGGGCTGCTGAACGGGTTGCTGATCGCCTACGGGCGGGTGCATCCGATCATCATCACGTTCGGTACCGCCAACATCTTTCTGTTCATCGGGCTCACGGTGTTCGACTCGAAGGTGATCAACGGGCTGCCTTCGACGCTCGAGTGGTTCGGGCGGGGCGAGGCCGGGCGCACGCTCGGGTTGCCGCACGCGTTCGTTCTGACGATCATCCTCGTGGCCATCGCCTGGTGGTGCATGCGGCACACGGTGATCGGCCGGCACTTCTATGCCATCGGCGGTGACCCCACGGCCGCTCGGCTCGCGGGAGTCAAAGTCGAACGGCTCACGGTCATCGCCTATGTCACGACGGGAGCGATGGTGGGGCTCGCGGCCGTCATCACGCTGGCCAGCGGCACCTCGACGCTCGAACCGTCGGTCGGTGCCGGTCAGGAGCTTGCGGTGATCGCCGCCGTCGTCATTGGCGGCACGTCGATTCTCGGCGGTCGCGGCTCGGTGTTCGGCACACTGCTGGGTGCGATTCTCGTGCAGACCGTGTCGTCGGGGGTCACCCAGCTCGGCTGGCCGTCGCAGCTCAGCGAGCTCTTCGTCGGGGTGTTTATCATCATCGCCGTCGGCACCGACATACTTCGCCAGCGAGCCAGAAAAGGAAAACGGCTATGA
- a CDS encoding L-serine ammonia-lyase, with protein MTGIYVSALDLFSIGIGPSSSHTVGPMRAGRMFVDELAACGLSRSFDRLTCTLHGSLGATGIGHGTPDAVIAGLRGRVPETCDPAEVHGSWEELGQGETLSVAGVPLTRHDIVFEPFARGYGHPNALTLTAEHEGVTLLTRTYLSIGGGFVLTADAAPEASALPAHVPLSAYANADGLLREAQGRSIAAVALDDELQMFGRDAVDEGLDAIWAAMSACVRAGLSTRGGLPGGLGVTRRAADAHDQLSRRPLGSVSADEWVAVYAMAVNEENAAGGRVVTAPTNGAAGVVPAVLYHLVHEGASDADIRCFLLTASAIGSIVKANASISGAEAGCQGEVGTACAMAAGGLCAVWGGTPEQVENAAEIAMEHHLGLTCDPVGGLVQIPCIERNAVAASTALTAARIALLGDGHHVVSLDTVIETMRQTGNDMSSRYKETSTGGLAVNVPYC; from the coding sequence ATGACCGGCATCTACGTCTCTGCCCTCGACCTGTTCTCCATCGGTATCGGGCCGTCGAGCTCACACACGGTCGGGCCCATGCGGGCGGGGCGGATGTTCGTGGACGAGCTCGCCGCATGCGGCCTGTCGCGCTCCTTCGACCGCCTGACGTGCACGTTGCACGGCTCTCTCGGTGCGACCGGCATCGGGCACGGCACGCCCGACGCCGTGATCGCGGGGTTGCGCGGGCGGGTGCCCGAGACGTGTGATCCTGCCGAGGTGCACGGGTCGTGGGAGGAGCTGGGGCAGGGCGAGACGCTCTCGGTGGCCGGCGTGCCGCTGACCCGCCACGACATCGTGTTCGAGCCGTTCGCGCGGGGGTACGGGCATCCGAATGCCCTGACGCTGACGGCAGAGCACGAGGGCGTGACGCTGCTGACGCGCACGTATCTGTCGATCGGCGGCGGTTTTGTGCTCACGGCGGATGCCGCCCCCGAGGCCTCCGCTCTGCCGGCACACGTGCCGCTCTCGGCGTACGCGAACGCAGACGGCCTGCTGCGAGAGGCGCAGGGTCGCTCGATCGCGGCCGTCGCTCTCGACGACGAGTTGCAGATGTTCGGTCGTGACGCGGTCGACGAGGGTCTCGACGCGATCTGGGCCGCGATGAGCGCGTGCGTGCGTGCGGGACTGTCGACGCGGGGCGGTCTTCCGGGTGGACTCGGCGTCACACGTCGGGCAGCGGATGCTCATGACCAGCTGTCACGTCGGCCCCTCGGCTCCGTGTCGGCCGACGAGTGGGTGGCCGTCTACGCGATGGCGGTGAACGAGGAGAACGCTGCCGGTGGCCGGGTCGTCACGGCCCCGACGAACGGTGCAGCGGGCGTCGTACCGGCGGTGCTGTACCACCTCGTGCACGAGGGTGCGTCTGACGCGGACATCCGGTGCTTTCTGCTCACCGCTTCGGCGATCGGCTCGATCGTCAAAGCCAACGCTTCGATCTCGGGAGCAGAGGCGGGCTGCCAGGGCGAAGTCGGCACCGCGTGCGCCATGGCGGCCGGCGGCCTGTGCGCCGTCTGGGGCGGCACCCCGGAGCAGGTGGAGAACGCCGCCGAGATCGCCATGGAACACCACCTCGGCCTGACCTGCGACCCGGTCGGCGGGCTGGTGCAGATTCCGTGCATCGAGCGCAATGCGGTCGCCGCGTCGACCGCTCTTACGGCCGCGCGCATCGCCCTGCTCGGCGACGGGCACCACGTCGTGTCGCTCGATACCGTGATCGAGACGATGCGCCAGACCGGCAACGATATGTCGTCGCGCTACAAAGAGACGTCAACCGGCGGCCTTGCCGTCAACGTGCCCTACTGCTGA